From Solidesulfovibrio carbinoliphilus subsp. oakridgensis, the proteins below share one genomic window:
- a CDS encoding AraC family transcriptional regulator: MPDDAQPISPGPAATACRLPLCPDALALYASYRNHRFSRHAHEGYALGVIEAGALAFRYRGSRLVAPAGAVNLVQPGVPHDGEPAGDDGWRYRMLYLPAALLSMVLPDGAPLPHFRPGVIEDPLLAARVADTHRLLMDAAASQLARETALLALLALWTGRHADDRPASPPVGPEPRAVRLVLDLLAARFAENLSLHDLAREAGLSPWHLSRVVARHTGLSPHAHQRECRLRAARRALAGPDRLADIAAMAGFADQSHLTRAFAARFGLSPGAYRKIVQNTSALPG, encoded by the coding sequence ATGCCGGACGACGCACAACCAATTTCTCCCGGCCCCGCCGCCACCGCCTGCCGCCTGCCCCTGTGTCCGGACGCCCTGGCCCTTTACGCCAGCTACCGCAACCACCGGTTTTCCCGCCACGCCCACGAGGGCTACGCCCTTGGCGTCATCGAGGCCGGGGCCCTGGCCTTCCGCTACCGGGGAAGCCGGCTGGTGGCTCCGGCCGGGGCCGTCAACCTGGTCCAGCCCGGCGTGCCCCACGACGGCGAACCGGCCGGGGACGACGGGTGGCGCTACCGCATGCTCTACCTGCCGGCCGCCCTCCTCTCCATGGTGCTGCCGGACGGGGCCCCGCTCCCCCATTTCCGGCCCGGGGTCATCGAGGACCCGCTGCTCGCCGCCCGCGTGGCCGACACCCACCGCCTGCTCATGGACGCCGCAGCCAGCCAGCTCGCCCGGGAAACCGCCCTGCTCGCGCTCCTCGCTCTGTGGACCGGGCGGCACGCCGACGACCGGCCGGCCTCGCCGCCGGTCGGGCCGGAACCCCGGGCCGTGCGGCTTGTCCTCGATCTCCTGGCCGCCCGGTTCGCCGAGAACCTGAGCCTCCACGACCTGGCCCGGGAGGCCGGGCTTTCCCCGTGGCACCTGTCCCGGGTCGTGGCCCGCCACACCGGCCTTTCGCCCCACGCCCACCAGCGCGAGTGCCGGCTGCGGGCGGCCCGGCGCGCCCTGGCCGGGCCGGACCGGCTGGCCGACATCGCGGCCATGGCCGGCTTTGCCGACCAGAGCCACCTGACCCGGGCCTTTGCGGCCCGTTTCGGCCTGTCCCCCGGGGCCTACCGCAAGATCGTTCAAAACACCTCCGCCCTTCCCGGCTAG
- a CDS encoding SPOR domain-containing protein, translated as MRRLITASVLLALGLAGCAADKSFEKEILGHPAPESPSDTGWSRTPPPPPPPAYAPPPPPPAPPPPAPAYAPPPPAYAPPPAAPASTYAPPVVAPAPAGPQAHTPKPFTPAPVAPETPAPAPQPAGAAVAAPEALSGSQAAPAPPAAPAGAPAAAGERALFTFQVGNFAHPEKAKELVASLESKGFGARMEPGKLNNKAFYRVYAVKEGSRAELEAELLAVGVTEPRLAEERPAGSAPAAKPSGKPAAKPAAAPAAPAASSAPAKSPVAPRAVEPAPGKVRYAPPVVEPAPPLPDGYVPPPKSAGS; from the coding sequence ATGCGGCGTCTGATCACCGCGTCGGTCCTGCTGGCCCTGGGCCTTGCCGGATGCGCCGCGGACAAGTCTTTTGAAAAGGAGATCCTGGGCCACCCGGCACCGGAGTCTCCAAGCGACACGGGCTGGTCCCGGACACCGCCGCCGCCCCCGCCGCCGGCCTATGCGCCGCCCCCGCCGCCTCCGGCCCCGCCCCCGCCGGCCCCGGCCTACGCGCCGCCGCCTCCGGCCTATGCGCCGCCACCGGCCGCGCCGGCTTCGACCTACGCGCCGCCGGTCGTGGCTCCGGCCCCGGCCGGACCCCAGGCCCATACGCCAAAGCCCTTCACCCCGGCTCCGGTCGCGCCCGAGACGCCGGCCCCGGCGCCCCAGCCGGCGGGAGCGGCCGTGGCCGCGCCCGAGGCCCTTTCCGGGTCCCAGGCCGCGCCGGCACCCCCGGCCGCTCCCGCTGGCGCGCCGGCCGCCGCCGGCGAGCGGGCCCTCTTCACCTTCCAGGTCGGCAACTTCGCCCACCCGGAAAAGGCCAAGGAACTGGTGGCCTCCCTGGAGAGCAAGGGCTTCGGGGCGCGCATGGAGCCGGGCAAACTCAACAACAAGGCCTTTTACCGGGTCTATGCCGTCAAGGAAGGCAGCCGGGCCGAACTCGAGGCCGAACTGCTGGCCGTCGGCGTGACCGAGCCCCGTCTGGCCGAGGAACGGCCGGCCGGTTCCGCGCCGGCCGCCAAGCCCTCGGGCAAGCCCGCCGCCAAGCCGGCCGCCGCACCGGCCGCGCCGGCAGCGTCGTCCGCTCCGGCCAAGTCCCCGGTCGCGCCCCGGGCCGTGGAGCCGGCCCCGGGCAAGGTCCGCTACGCCCCGCCCGTGGTGGAGCCGGCCCCGCCGCTTCCGGACGGGTACGTGCCGCCGCCCAAGAGCGCCGGTTCCTGA
- a CDS encoding Hpt domain-containing protein has product MKGMYPCGARRPDTGEEPGTGGEAFDPEAARRRMGVGRAAFGRLFECIWDEVTERRTLLDEAVWAGDLKQVALHAHTIKSAAATIGAVALSRAAAAVERAAGSGDRDGLAAGMDALHGAKETLCKLVGMG; this is encoded by the coding sequence ATGAAAGGAATGTACCCCTGCGGCGCGCGAAGGCCGGACACCGGCGAAGAGCCGGGTACGGGCGGCGAAGCGTTCGATCCCGAAGCCGCCCGGCGGCGCATGGGGGTCGGCCGGGCCGCCTTCGGCCGCCTGTTCGAATGCATCTGGGACGAGGTGACCGAGCGCCGCACGCTTCTGGACGAGGCCGTCTGGGCCGGGGACCTGAAGCAGGTGGCCCTGCACGCCCATACCATCAAAAGCGCCGCCGCGACCATCGGGGCCGTGGCCCTGAGCCGCGCCGCCGCAGCCGTGGAACGGGCCGCCGGTTCCGGGGACCGCGACGGGCTGGCCGCCGGCATGGACGCGCTCCACGGCGCCAAGGAAACCCTCTGCAAGCTTGTGGGAATGGGATGA
- a CDS encoding L,D-transpeptidase codes for MVVALVFGLVAALPCASVAGRPEAAGHKTVVTAMAAVPAVAGPAYVPVADGGGLDLYLATLAKSGEARYQPGLPDDQMAEFLASKNRYSIEVRLSQRTLYLYENLPDGTRHLARRYAVAVPGRDMEAPQGWGVVTGISFEPWWRPTPAMKERALKKGKQLPEVVKPGVKENPMGPFKIILSHGYGYRIHGNNNPGSIGRPVTSGCIRMQNDEGKDMAKLIDVGTEVVFLQ; via the coding sequence ATGGTTGTGGCCTTGGTCTTTGGCTTGGTGGCGGCTTTGCCGTGCGCGTCCGTGGCCGGGCGTCCGGAGGCGGCGGGGCACAAGACGGTCGTTACGGCCATGGCGGCGGTGCCGGCGGTGGCGGGCCCGGCCTACGTGCCGGTCGCCGACGGCGGCGGGCTCGATCTTTATCTGGCCACTCTGGCCAAATCCGGCGAGGCCCGTTACCAACCGGGCCTGCCGGACGACCAGATGGCAGAGTTTCTGGCCAGCAAGAACCGGTATTCCATCGAGGTGCGGCTCTCGCAACGCACGCTCTATCTGTATGAAAACCTGCCCGACGGGACCCGGCACCTGGCCAGGCGCTACGCCGTGGCCGTGCCCGGCCGCGACATGGAAGCACCGCAAGGCTGGGGGGTGGTGACCGGGATCAGCTTCGAGCCCTGGTGGCGGCCGACCCCGGCCATGAAGGAACGGGCCCTCAAAAAGGGCAAGCAACTGCCCGAAGTGGTCAAGCCCGGGGTCAAGGAAAATCCCATGGGCCCGTTCAAGATCATCCTGTCCCACGGCTACGGCTACCGCATCCACGGCAACAACAATCCCGGGTCCATCGGTCGGCCCGTGACCAGCGGCTGCATCCGGATGCAAAACGACGAGGGCAAGGACATGGCCAAATTGATCGACGTCGGCACGGAAGTGGTCTTTTTGCAATAG
- a CDS encoding nitroreductase family protein: MEAIAPRIDAEACQGCGACVALCPSGVLAFAGGRLVARQTGCIGCGHCEAVCPAGAVTLPGDDWAASFSTIAPTGQIVPPGGFSPAMLVDLLRSRRSCRRYTGEAVPGPMLEDLVRAAVTAPSGTNSQAWTFTVLTSRAAVMSLGEAVAEFFRRVNALAARPYVRKGLALIGRRELADYYRDHYPSVAAALAEWDRDRTDRLFHGATAAVVIGSRPGASCPAEDALLAAQNMLLAAHTMGLGTCLIGYAVEALRHDRRVAAAIGLPKGEAVHAVVALGRPDVEFLRPTGRRRPLVRYKTA, from the coding sequence ATGGAAGCAATCGCACCGAGGATCGACGCCGAGGCCTGCCAGGGCTGCGGGGCCTGCGTGGCCCTTTGCCCGTCGGGCGTCCTGGCCTTTGCGGGCGGGCGGCTGGTGGCCCGCCAGACGGGGTGCATCGGCTGCGGCCACTGCGAGGCCGTGTGCCCGGCCGGGGCGGTGACACTTCCCGGCGACGACTGGGCAGCCTCCTTCTCCACCATCGCTCCGACCGGACAGATCGTGCCGCCCGGCGGCTTTTCTCCGGCCATGCTCGTCGACCTGCTACGGTCGCGGCGCTCCTGCCGGCGCTACACCGGCGAAGCCGTGCCCGGCCCCATGCTCGAGGATTTGGTCCGGGCCGCCGTCACGGCTCCGTCCGGCACCAATTCCCAGGCCTGGACCTTCACGGTCCTGACCTCGCGGGCGGCGGTCATGAGCCTTGGCGAGGCGGTGGCCGAATTTTTCCGGCGGGTGAACGCGCTTGCGGCCAGACCCTATGTGCGAAAGGGACTGGCCCTCATCGGCCGGCGGGAGCTTGCCGACTATTACCGGGACCACTACCCGTCGGTCGCGGCGGCGTTGGCCGAGTGGGACCGGGACCGGACGGATCGGCTTTTCCACGGAGCCACGGCGGCGGTGGTCATCGGCTCGCGGCCCGGGGCCAGCTGTCCGGCCGAGGACGCGCTCCTGGCCGCCCAGAACATGCTGCTCGCCGCCCACACCATGGGCCTTGGCACCTGCCTTATCGGCTACGCCGTGGAGGCCTTGCGCCACGACCGGCGGGTGGCGGCGGCCATAGGACTGCCCAAAGGCGAGGCCGTCCATGCCGTGGTCGCCCTGGGCCGGCCGGATGTGGAATTTTTGCGCCCGACCGGCCGTCGCCGGCCGCTCGTGCGCTACAAGACCGCCTGA
- a CDS encoding C40 family peptidase translates to MTVRFFSVSWRSILWGTLLAALACPAAPAGARTIYGYEDSLGMLHTSSRKVNEFYKPLYEGNADHDAVMRALRQQDAMGGPPPRLPVAAMPADLGPIPERGERIMRLAEPYFGAPYRLGGDTASGIDCSGLTKAVFAKCGVDLPRQSRLQAGLGTPVGATELVPGDLLFFATDPNVGISHVGIYLGGGKMLHSSPRRGGVGVDRLAGTDYERWFVAARRLARAEPTLADGADRPSQTRRPAGRLN, encoded by the coding sequence ATGACAGTCCGATTTTTTTCCGTTTCCTGGCGAAGCATCCTCTGGGGGACGCTCCTGGCTGCCCTGGCCTGTCCGGCCGCGCCGGCCGGGGCCCGGACCATCTACGGCTACGAGGACAGCCTCGGCATGCTCCACACCAGTTCGCGCAAGGTCAACGAATTCTACAAGCCCCTCTACGAGGGGAACGCCGACCACGACGCCGTCATGCGGGCCCTGCGCCAACAGGACGCCATGGGCGGGCCGCCGCCGCGCCTGCCCGTGGCCGCCATGCCGGCCGATCTCGGGCCAATCCCCGAGCGTGGCGAACGGATCATGCGCCTGGCCGAGCCGTACTTCGGCGCGCCCTACCGGCTGGGCGGGGACACGGCCTCGGGCATCGACTGCTCGGGCCTGACCAAGGCCGTCTTCGCCAAGTGCGGCGTGGATCTGCCGCGCCAGAGCCGGCTGCAGGCCGGGCTTGGCACACCGGTCGGGGCCACGGAGCTTGTGCCCGGGGACCTGCTTTTTTTCGCCACGGACCCGAATGTCGGCATCAGCCACGTCGGCATCTATCTTGGCGGCGGCAAGATGCTCCATTCAAGCCCCCGCCGGGGCGGTGTGGGCGTTGACCGTCTGGCCGGCACGGACTACGAACGGTGGTTCGTGGCGGCAAGACGTCTGGCCCGGGCCGAACCGACCCTGGCCGACGGCGCGGACCGGCCCAGCCAGACCAGGCGGCCGGCCGGCCGCCTGAATTGA
- a CDS encoding two-component system sensor histidine kinase NtrB yields the protein MPSVRQILVQNVIKALPVGLLVIGPKGDVMVASPSAGVLLGLSPDSLEGHGWRRLVRPEPANEQFNRNLAEAVESGRAFRHCLTDYLRPDGEPRRFSMTASCPEIGGKRVGVTLLIDDVTALYRSRERETAILREKNRLQYDMIESLNNLALSVAHQIRNPAAAIGGFALKLLREHKDRHLQTEYPDIIFQEARRLEELVGAVVRLASLPQPRLLAVNLSELAEEAAGRAEEAAVALHKRLECSRCLEEAEIVADRTLLAQALQEILLNAVEFSGHDTVRVTLSLTRREDGVVLRIVDDGPGVRRDLLPFVFDPFFTTKARGAGIGLTLARKAVLEHNGEIELRDAEGGGAMVVMRLFDTPEAGLCREAFYGPMGLDVRELKAKARELGLDVSGLTTIDAVRAVQQGEGFAPCFAWGVHDRCGQELCAFRRECVKTTRIGDSRSITYEGGE from the coding sequence ATGCCAAGCGTCAGACAGATACTGGTTCAAAACGTCATCAAGGCGCTTCCGGTCGGGCTGTTGGTCATCGGCCCGAAAGGGGACGTCATGGTGGCCAGCCCTTCAGCCGGGGTGCTCCTCGGCCTGTCGCCGGATTCCCTGGAAGGCCACGGCTGGAGGAGGCTCGTGCGGCCGGAGCCGGCCAACGAGCAGTTCAACCGCAACCTGGCCGAGGCCGTGGAGTCCGGCCGGGCCTTCCGCCACTGCCTGACCGACTACCTGCGCCCGGACGGCGAGCCCCGGCGGTTCTCCATGACCGCCTCCTGCCCGGAAATCGGCGGCAAGCGGGTCGGCGTCACCCTGCTCATCGACGACGTGACGGCCCTCTACCGCAGCCGCGAGCGGGAGACGGCCATCCTGCGCGAAAAAAACCGCCTCCAGTACGACATGATCGAGAGCCTCAATAATCTGGCCCTCTCGGTCGCCCACCAGATCCGCAATCCCGCCGCCGCCATCGGCGGCTTCGCCCTGAAACTCCTTCGCGAACACAAGGACCGCCACCTGCAGACCGAATATCCGGACATCATCTTCCAGGAGGCCCGGCGCCTGGAAGAGCTGGTCGGGGCGGTGGTGCGTCTGGCCTCCCTGCCCCAGCCCCGCCTGCTGGCCGTCAATCTGTCGGAACTGGCGGAAGAGGCCGCGGGCCGGGCCGAAGAGGCGGCCGTGGCCCTGCACAAGCGCCTGGAGTGCTCCCGGTGCCTGGAGGAGGCCGAGATCGTGGCCGACAGGACGCTCCTGGCCCAGGCGTTGCAGGAGATCCTGCTCAATGCCGTGGAATTTTCCGGCCACGACACCGTGCGGGTGACCCTGTCCCTGACCCGGCGCGAGGACGGGGTGGTTCTTCGCATCGTGGATGACGGGCCGGGCGTGCGGCGCGACCTGCTGCCGTTCGTGTTCGATCCGTTTTTCACCACCAAGGCCCGGGGGGCGGGCATCGGCCTGACGCTTGCCCGCAAGGCCGTGCTCGAACACAACGGCGAGATCGAGCTGCGTGACGCCGAGGGCGGCGGGGCCATGGTCGTCATGCGCCTGTTCGACACGCCCGAGGCGGGGCTGTGCCGGGAGGCCTTTTACGGGCCCATGGGCCTGGACGTGCGCGAGTTGAAGGCCAAGGCCCGGGAGCTCGGCCTTGACGTTTCCGGCCTGACCACTATTGACGCTGTGCGGGCCGTGCAGCAGGGCGAGGGGTTTGCCCCGTGTTTCGCCTGGGGCGTGCACGACCGGTGCGGCCAGGAACTGTGCGCCTTCCGTCGGGAATGCGTCAAAACCACGCGCATCGGCGATTCCCGCAGCATCACCTACGAGGGCGGCGAATGA
- a CDS encoding DsbA family protein produces MRKWNSLTAAALLLASLARPALADDDVARMRTVLQEHPEIILDAIRQQGPAVLEIIENAARARQRTLERARFASELAKPLKPAMDPGRASLGPQNAPVTIVEYSDFLCHFCAQAAGTVQKLLERHPGEVRLVFKHFATGKNDVRAALYFEALNLQDPKKAWAFMEMAFSRQKDVAEKGEEALAAMAKELGADQKRLAEDLKRKDLADRIDSDVKEARNFGFEGTPVFLVNGAPVRGAVPLEALEEYVAIAKDPKAAAQTKTP; encoded by the coding sequence ATGCGAAAATGGAATTCGTTGACGGCGGCCGCCCTGCTGCTCGCCTCCCTTGCCCGTCCGGCCCTGGCCGACGACGACGTGGCCCGGATGCGGACCGTGTTGCAGGAGCACCCGGAAATCATCCTGGACGCCATCCGCCAGCAAGGCCCGGCCGTCCTTGAAATCATCGAGAACGCGGCCCGGGCCCGGCAGCGGACCCTCGAGCGCGCCCGTTTCGCCAGCGAACTGGCCAAGCCTCTGAAGCCGGCCATGGATCCCGGCCGCGCCTCGCTTGGGCCGCAAAACGCCCCCGTGACCATTGTGGAATATTCCGATTTCCTGTGCCACTTCTGCGCCCAGGCCGCCGGAACCGTGCAAAAGCTCCTGGAGCGGCATCCCGGCGAGGTGCGCCTCGTGTTCAAGCACTTCGCCACCGGCAAAAACGACGTCCGCGCGGCCCTCTACTTCGAGGCCCTCAACCTGCAGGACCCGAAAAAGGCCTGGGCCTTCATGGAAATGGCCTTCTCCCGGCAAAAGGACGTGGCGGAAAAGGGCGAGGAAGCCCTGGCCGCCATGGCCAAGGAACTCGGCGCCGACCAGAAGCGTCTGGCCGAGGACTTGAAACGCAAGGACCTGGCCGACCGGATCGACAGCGACGTCAAGGAAGCCCGGAATTTCGGCTTCGAAGGCACGCCGGTCTTTCTCGTCAACGGCGCGCCGGTGCGCGGCGCGGTTCCCCTCGAGGCCCTTGAGGAATACGTGGCCATCGCCAAGGATCCCAAGGCGGCGGCCCAGACGAAAACACCGTAA
- a CDS encoding rhodanese-like domain-containing protein, with protein sequence MTRTPFPVWPLAACLLALLAACSRPPADDAGRKARVEKLFAEAQKDFPAAPGIAPEEAVALWRQGRLLPLDIRTPAERAVSALPGAVTEEAFRADPALAAGKVAVAYCTIGYRSGLFVQNLGPGHPSVANLAGGILGWLHAGGTLTDPAGRPTTRVHVYGRAWDLAPLAYTPVW encoded by the coding sequence GTGACACGCACACCCTTCCCCGTATGGCCGCTCGCCGCCTGCCTGCTGGCCCTGCTCGCCGCCTGCTCCCGGCCCCCGGCCGACGACGCCGGCCGCAAGGCCCGGGTGGAAAAACTCTTCGCCGAGGCCCAAAAAGATTTCCCGGCCGCGCCCGGGATCGCCCCGGAAGAGGCCGTGGCCCTGTGGCGGCAGGGGCGGCTTTTGCCCCTCGACATCCGCACTCCGGCCGAACGGGCCGTGTCCGCCCTGCCCGGGGCCGTCACTGAAGAGGCCTTCCGGGCCGATCCGGCGCTCGCCGCCGGCAAGGTGGCCGTGGCCTACTGCACCATCGGCTACCGCAGCGGGCTTTTCGTCCAAAACCTCGGCCCGGGCCATCCGTCGGTGGCCAACCTGGCCGGCGGCATCCTCGGCTGGCTCCACGCCGGCGGCACGCTCACCGACCCGGCCGGCCGGCCGACCACCCGGGTCCACGTCTACGGCAGGGCCTGGGACCTGGCGCCGCTCGCCTACACCCCGGTCTGGTGA
- a CDS encoding glycosyltransferase: protein MYGACWVLSFAALAVLVRWWPGGWGRGRSTAGILAAGLVLRLLFVWAWPADSDVNRYIVEGVLQAAGGNPYLTAPGEPGLAERLPEAARPALPGVNHKELAAAYPPLAELYCRLVAALSPTPLGFKAAAGLADLAGCAVMALVLARRGLPASLLLLWAANPLALGMAAGEGHLDALVGLGVALGLLAFARGRHGLGSLCLGAAGMVKYPALVLIPFFLDGKNVGKLWPAFVPLALFGLYAEAGGQLFSSLAAFAGYLSHGGPVVALLQPLCGRGAPAVSLVVGGVVLAGVWLTVQDQRRGPLAAMAVVLACLPSAYPWYFLALVPLWLVRPDRSVWWLLAGQGLVTAPAWLRPAGLGGEGLALAAAWMPWAGLVVWGWYRPWVSGPGAGPLFGPVAGLSVVVPARNEAARLGACLASLAGAVAAGEIVSVVVADGGSADATVAVARAGGAKVVAAAGGRGGQIAAGVAACGGDAVLVLHADAVCREDVPGRIVRAFNAHPALAGGAVGMAFAGKGPGLAALVALNAWRARMTGISFGDQGQFFRRQALDGRGGFPDMALMEDVELALRLREAGETVLLGGGLAVSGRRWEGPGFGAKVVRVLRLFAGYLMARRLGWADPTGRAYYRRYYGRPPHQTGV from the coding sequence GGCGGCCGGGCTGGTCCTGCGGCTCCTTTTCGTCTGGGCCTGGCCGGCCGATTCCGACGTCAACCGCTACATCGTGGAAGGGGTCCTGCAGGCGGCCGGAGGCAATCCGTACCTGACCGCGCCGGGGGAGCCGGGACTGGCCGAGCGGCTGCCGGAGGCGGCCCGGCCGGCCCTCCCCGGGGTCAACCACAAGGAGCTCGCCGCCGCCTATCCGCCCCTGGCCGAGCTCTATTGCCGGCTGGTGGCGGCCCTCTCCCCGACGCCGCTTGGATTCAAGGCAGCGGCCGGGCTGGCGGACCTGGCCGGCTGCGCGGTCATGGCCCTGGTCCTGGCCAGGCGTGGCCTGCCGGCCTCCCTGCTGCTCTTGTGGGCTGCCAATCCCTTGGCGTTGGGCATGGCCGCCGGGGAGGGGCATCTGGACGCCCTGGTCGGACTCGGGGTGGCTCTTGGTCTTTTGGCCTTCGCCCGGGGCCGCCACGGGCTCGGATCTTTGTGCCTGGGCGCGGCCGGTATGGTGAAGTACCCGGCCCTTGTTTTGATCCCCTTTTTCCTTGATGGAAAAAACGTCGGCAAACTGTGGCCGGCCTTCGTGCCCCTGGCCCTCTTCGGCCTGTACGCCGAGGCCGGGGGGCAGCTTTTTTCCTCGCTGGCCGCCTTTGCCGGTTATCTGTCCCACGGCGGTCCGGTCGTGGCCCTGCTCCAGCCGCTCTGTGGCCGGGGCGCGCCAGCAGTGTCCCTGGTCGTGGGAGGGGTGGTCCTGGCCGGGGTGTGGCTGACGGTCCAGGACCAAAGGCGCGGCCCCCTGGCCGCCATGGCCGTGGTCCTGGCCTGCCTGCCCTCGGCCTATCCCTGGTATTTCCTGGCCCTTGTTCCCTTGTGGCTGGTGCGGCCGGACCGGTCCGTGTGGTGGCTTTTGGCCGGCCAGGGACTGGTCACGGCTCCGGCCTGGCTGCGGCCGGCCGGGCTTGGCGGCGAGGGGCTGGCCCTGGCCGCGGCCTGGATGCCCTGGGCCGGACTGGTGGTTTGGGGCTGGTACCGGCCCTGGGTGTCCGGGCCCGGGGCTGGGCCGCTCTTTGGGCCGGTGGCCGGCCTGTCCGTGGTGGTGCCGGCCCGAAACGAGGCGGCGCGCCTGGGGGCGTGCCTGGCTTCCCTGGCCGGCGCGGTCGCGGCCGGGGAGATCGTTTCGGTGGTGGTGGCCGACGGCGGCTCTGCCGATGCCACGGTGGCCGTGGCCCGGGCGGGCGGGGCGAAGGTCGTCGCGGCCGCGGGCGGCCGGGGCGGCCAGATCGCGGCCGGGGTGGCGGCCTGCGGCGGCGACGCCGTGCTGGTGCTCCATGCCGACGCCGTGTGCCGGGAGGACGTGCCCGGCCGGATCGTCCGGGCCTTCAATGCCCATCCCGCCCTGGCCGGCGGGGCGGTCGGCATGGCCTTTGCCGGCAAAGGGCCGGGGCTGGCCGCGCTCGTTGCCCTCAATGCCTGGCGCGCCCGGATGACGGGCATCAGCTTCGGCGACCAGGGCCAGTTTTTCCGCCGCCAGGCCCTCGATGGCCGGGGCGGCTTTCCGGACATGGCCCTCATGGAGGACGTGGAACTGGCCTTGCGCCTTCGCGAGGCCGGCGAGACGGTTCTTTTGGGCGGCGGACTGGCGGTTTCGGGGCGGCGGTGGGAAGGGCCCGGATTCGGGGCCAAGGTGGTCCGGGTGCTGCGGCTTTTTGCCGGCTACCTCATGGCCCGTCGCCTGGGGTGGGCCGATCCGACGGGGCGGGCCTATTATCGGCGCTACTATGGCCGGCCGCCTCACCAGACCGGGGTGTAG